The DNA sequence CGCTCGGCGAGCATCCGGCTTCGAGCGGTGAGCTGCGCCAGCATGGCGCCGGGCCGATGGGCGGGACGCGCCTCGTTCAGGTCAAGCCTGTCATCACCATGGCCCAGGGTTACGCGTACGCGGGCGGGTTGGAACTTTTCTGCCACGGCCACATCCGCATCGCCGAGCCGCAAGCCAGCTTTTCGGTCGCCTGCCGGCGCTGGGGCGTGCCGCTGGTGGATGGCGGCACCGTGTATCTGCCGCGGCTCCTGGGGTGGGGGAGCGCGTTGCCGCTGATCATCACCGGCGAGCGCATCTCGGCGGCGCGCGCGCAGCAAATCGGCCTGGTCTGGGAAGTCGTACCGACGGGAACCGGGCTGGCCCGCGCGCTCGATATCGCCCGGCAAATCTGTCAGCAGCCGCGCGACGCCATGCTGGCCGATCTGAACTCGGCCATCAACGGGCTTCACTTACCGATGGAAGATGCCCTGGATGTCGAAGCCGCGAACATGTATCGCGTGATGCGCAGCGAAAGCACGGCCCGCGGCCTGGCCCGTTTTGCCAGCGGTGAGCGGTTTTGGTTTAAGTAGTCACGCGATCAGCCGGTAGTGGATCCGTCTCAAGCCCGGTCCGTAGTCCAGTCGCGAGATTCGATGCCATAGCGTTCTTTTGCGGCGCGTTCCGCGTCGTCGATGGACTGGAACCAATCGTCCCAACAGAACGAGCCGTCCTGTGCGGCGCAAATGAGAAGGCAGTCGTTCGGTCCATTGCGTTCAATCTCAATGTCGACCAGAACGTCGCGCACAGGCGTCGGGAGCGGCTTAACGGCACCTGCGGGAAGCCAGCCGCTATGTTCTTCACCTCCGATACGTATCGACACGCCGATAACACGCTTTACCGGCTGTGGAGCGTTAGATGCCATTCCCCCATGTTACCCGGTGGGAGGGGTTATCGACGAGCGCGCTAGCCATCTGTCGCGTCGCTTTGTCGAGTCAGACTGCCCCAGAACTGATCTGCCGAAAAACGTGCAATCGCTCGGGCGGCCGGGTAGATTAGTCGGTGTTCCCGCCTGCCGCAACGAGCTTGGCCTGACGCCAATGCCCGCTTCGCGGCTCGATGTCGCACGACACCCTGCCGGACGAAACGCATGCCGCGCACGTTCCTACCCGTGCTGGCGATTCTTTTGACGATCTCGGGTGGTTTCGCGCGCGCTGCCGATGAGCCAAAGTCTGCAGACGCCGCTACCGAAACATTCTTCGAGACCAACGTACGGCCTGTGCTGGTCGCGCATTGCGCCAAGTGCCACGGCGCCGATAAACAATCGGGCCGTCTGCGCATCGATTCGCGCGCGGCACTGTTGACCGGCGGCGATCGCGGGCCGGCAATCGTGCCTGGCGACGCGGCCAACAGTCTGCTCGTGCAGGCGATCCGCCGCGGCGAAGATCTGCAGATGCCTCCCGACGACCCGTTGCCGCCAGCGGCGGTCGCGGACCTGGCGAAGTGGATTCAATCGGGCGCGTCGTGGCCGGCCAGCGCCGCGGACACGACTGCGTTCGACAAGGCGCGGCATTGGGCCTTTCAGCCGGTCGCGGCCGTCGAGCCGCCTGCCGACCCGAGCGGCTGGGCCGCGACGCCGATCGATCAATTCATTGCGGCCGGATTAGCCGAACACGCGTTGAGGCCCGCGGCTCCTGCGCCAAAACACGCGCTCTTGCGCCGCGCGTACTTTGACCTCATCGGTTTGCCCCCCACGCCCGAGGAGATCGCCGCGTTCGAGGCGGACGATTCGCCCGAAGCGTTCGCCCGCGTCGTCGAGCGATTGCTTGCTTCGCCGCGCTATGGCGAGCGCTGGGGACGGCATTGGATGGACGTGGTGCGTTACGCGGACACGGCGGGCGATAACGCCGATTATCCCGTGCCCGAGGCGCATCTTTATCGCGACTATATCATCGCCGCCTTCAATAATGATAAGCCGTATGACCAGTTCCTGCGCGAGCAACTGGCCGGCGACATTCTCGCTGCCGCGGCGCCCGATGATCATTATGCCGAGCAGGTGATTGCGACCGGCTTCATCGCCCTCTCGCGGCGCTACGGTACGATGCCGGTCGAGCTGTGGCAACTGACGCTCGAAGACACGATCGACACGTTCGGCCAGGCGTTCCTGGGGCTCACGCTGCGTTGCGCTCGCTGCCACGACCACAAGTTCGATCCTGTCTCGACCGCCGACTATTACGCCCTGTATGGGATCTTCGACAGCACGCAGTACCCCTACGCCGGCTCGGAAGAATACCAGTCGAAGGGGTTCAACCGCATGCACTTCGTGCCGCTGGTACCGCCGGCCGAAGCGGCGCCGAAACTCGCGGCCCACGCGGCTCATATCGAGGACTTGAAACGCGCGCTCGAAGACGCCGAGAAGAACGACCCTCTCGTGGCTCAGCTCGCACAGCTCGACGAGCGTATCGCCGCGGCCGAAAAGCTTTCCGCGGAGCCTGCCGGCGATGACGAAGAAGCGGTGCGCCGCAAAAAGGCCGTCGAGGCGCTCGAAAACCAGCGCAAGGAAACCCGGCGCGAGCGGGATGCGAAACTGAAGAAGTTGCGAGAGGGACTGCGCGATCCGCAGCGCAGCGGCCTGCCGCCCGACGTGCCAGGGGCGTATGCCGTCAGCGAAGGAAAGGCGCATGACGTGGCGGTGCAAAAGCGTGGTGACCCGGGCGAGCCAGGGCCGGTGGTCGCGCGCAATGCCCCCCAGTTCTTGCGCGGTGAACACGATCTGGCGATTCCCGCAGGCGCTAGCGGCCGGCAACAATTGGCCGCGTGGCTGACCGACGCGCGCAACCCGCTCACGGCCCGAGTGATGGTGAACCGCGTCTGGCAGTGGCATTTTGGTCGTGGGCTGGTGGCGACGCCGTCGAACTTCGGCTTGCGCGGCGCCGCGCCGTCGCATCCGGCCCTGCTCGACTGGCTGGCGCACGAATTCGTGGCGCAGGGATGGTCGATCAAGGCGCTGCACCGCGCGATCATGCTTTCGCGCGTGTACCAATTGTCTTCGACCGCCGCACCAGAAGTGGTCGCGGCCGATCCGGCCAATCAATACTACGCGCGGTTCGATCGGCGCCGGCTCGATGCCGAAGCGCTGCGCGATGCGATCATGGCCGTGGCCGGCACGCTCGATCTCGCGCCGCCGGCGGCGCATCCGTTCCCACCCTTGAACGAGTGGCACTGGACGCAGCACCAGCCCTTCAAGACCATCATGCCGTCGAACAAGCGCAGTGTTTACTTGATGACGCAGCGTTTGCAGCGGCATCCTTATCTGGCGCTCTTCGATGGTCCGGATACGAACTACTCGACCGGCTTGCGCACCGAGGCCACGGTGCCGCTGCAAGCCTTGTACTTTTTGAACAACGCGGGCTTCGCCGAGCAGGCCGCGGCATTTGCCGCGCGGCTGGTTGCCGCCTCCTCCGATCCGCACGAGCGAGTACGGCACGGCACGCTCGCGGCCTGGACGAGAGCCGCCGACGAGCAGGAAGTAGCTGGAGTGCTTGACCATCTGGGCGAAATTCGCCGGGAATTGGAGTCGAGCGGCTGCGCGCCCGAGGAGTTGGAGCAGGCCACCTGGACGCGTTTTGCCCGCGTGCTGTTGTCGGCCAACGAATTCTTGTACGTTGATTGAGAGGCCCGCTCGTATTTCATCCATGAAATCTGCGTCACCTACGGATACGTCTTCGCCCTGTTGAACCCGGCATGCGATCATCACCGCTAACTCGCCGTGACTTCCTGGCCAGCGCCACGGCCGGCGCGCTGGCGGCGGGCACGACTCTGCAATCGCGGCTGGCCCTGGCGGCCGCAGAGAATGGCGGCGGCCCGCTCGCACCGCGGCCCGGACATTTTCCGCCGAAGGCCGAGCGTTTGATCGTGGTTTTTCTCACCGGCGGCTACTCGCAGGTCGATACCTTCGACCCCAAGCCGCAACTGACTGCCGATCACGGCAAAGAATTCCATGGCGGGTTTTTGCTCGGCTCCCCCTTCAAGTTTCAGGCGTGCGGCCAGTCGGGCTTGATGCTCAGCGAGCTTTTTCCGCACCTGGCAGGAGTGGCCGACGAGTTGTGCGTGCTGCGCACCTTGCACACCGACATCGTCGAGCATTTCCAGGCCACGCTGGCCATGCACACCGGTTCGGCCACGGTGCCGATGCCCAGTCTGGGGACCTGGGTCAGCTACGCGCTGGGCACGCACAACGCCAACTTGCCGTCGTACATGGTGCTGGCCGAGCATTTGCCGTATGCCGGCGCGCAGGTGTGGGACAACAGTTTCCTGCCGCCGCATCATCAGGGCGTGCGCATCACGCCGGGGGACGAGCCGATTCCTGATCTGCGCTCCGCGGCGCGCAGCGTGCGGCTGGCCGAGCTCGAACAACTGATGCTGCGCGATGTGAACCGGCGACACGCCGCTGCACGCGCTGGCGACGTGAACCTGGCGGCACGGGCCAGCAGCTTTGACGTCGCCCGGGGGATGATGCACGAAGCGCCCGAGGCGTTTGACGTCACGCGCGAATCGCGCGCGTTGCTCGACGCTTACGGTGTGACGGACGGGGACCGCAAATCGTTCGCCTGGCAGTGCCTGGTCACGCGTCGATTGATCGAGCGCGGGGTGCGCGTGGTCGAGCTGATCGATACCGGCTCGCACGACAATTGGGACGCCCACGGCGACATGCAAGACCACCGGAAGAAAGCCGCGCGCGTCGATCAGGCCTTGGCGGCTTTGATCCGTGACCTGCGACAACGCGGACTGCTGGAATCGACGTTGATCGTCGGCTGCACCGAATTCGGCCGCACCCCCTGGGCGCTGAAGCAGGGGGAAAAAGGACGCAACCATCACGCCGAGGCGTTCAGTTGCTTCCTGGCCGGCGCCGGCGTCCGCGGCGGTATGACCTACGGCGAAACCGACCAGTACGGGGCGAAGATCGTCAAGGATCCCGTACACGTACACGATTATCACGCCACGATCCTGCACTTGTTGGGGCTGGATCACACGCGACTGACTTACCGCTACGCGGGACGCGACTTCCGGCTGACGGACGTCTCGGGCAACGTGCTGCGGCCGATTCTTGCGTAGCCCACGCAAACTGCCGTGCTCGATGGGGCCGTTTCGTATTTCATGCTGCGAAAAGACGCAGGCGAGACGCCTGCACCACAGAAATGCCGAAACAACTTGCGGTGCGGCCGTCTCGGCTGCACACCCCTGTCAACGTCTTAAGTCGTTGAGAGGCCGTGCACCGCTCCGACGGGTGATTCCCACCGCGCGTCCGGCTGCTAAAATCAGCTCCCTTTGGCAATCATCTCAATAGTTAGAGTGCCACTGGTGGCTTGCCCACCAGTGCCGTCGCCGCACGGAGGATAGGGCACATGGCAACGACGCGCATCGACTCTCGCCCCGCTGCATCGTCGTCGCGGAGCGAGATTCTCGACCGGCTGCCGCCGCAGAGCATCGAGGCCGAAAAAGCCGTGCTGGGCAGCGTCCTGCTCGATCCGATGACGTGCGATGATGTCGCGCTCGCGCTGCGGGCCCAGGACTTCTACGGGCATGCGCACCAGGTGCTATTCGACCATCTGCTGGCGATGCACGAAAACGGCGTGCGGATCGACGTCACCCTGCTGGCCGAGCGACTCCGGCAACACGGCGATCTCGAAACGGTCGGCGGATCGCTCTACTTGGGCGAAGTGATGCAGTCAGTCCCCACGGCCGCCAACGCCATGTATTACGCGAACATCGTGCGCGACAAGGCGACGCTGCGGGCGTTGATTCACGCCAGCACCGAAATCCTGCGAGATGCCTACGACCAATCGCTCGAATCGCGCGAAATGCTCTCGGCGGCCGAAGAAAAAGTGTTTCGCATTCTGGAGGATCGGGGGATCGGCGAACTGGCGCCCATCAACGAAGTGCTGACCGCGGCCTTGCAACGTATCGACGCCCGGCTGACGCACGAGGGAGCGTCGGACAGTGTTTCGACCGGTTTCAGTGAGTTGGATCAACTGACCGGTGGCATGAACCCTTCGGAGTTGATCATCATCGCCGGGCGTCCGAGCATGGGTAAAACGGCGCTGGCGACGAATTTCGCCACGACGGCGGCCGTGAAAAATCAGCAAACGACGCTCTTCGTCAGCCTGGAAATGTCGCGGCTGGAGCTGGTCGAACGCATGCTCTGTTCCTATGGCGAAATCAACGGCCACAAGCTGCGCAACGGCATGCTGTCGGCGGCCGACCGTCGCAAGTTGCCCGAGGTATCGTCCGAGATGAGCGAGGCGCGGTTGTTCATCGACGACAGCCCCAGCCGCAGCATGACCGAAATCGCGGCCACGGCCCGCCGGCTGAAGCGGCGCGAGGATCTGCGGCTGGTCGTGATCGACTACTTGCAGTTGATCGAGCCGGACAACGCCAAGGACCCGCGGCAGGAGCAGGTGGCACGGATCGCGCGCCGTCTGAAGGGACTTGCGCGCGAGTTGAAGATTCCCGTACTCTGCCTGGCGCAATTGAATCGGCAGGCCGAAGCTTCGAAAGATAATCGTCCGCGCCTGAGCCATCTGCGCGAAAGCGGAGCCATCGAGCAGGACGCGGACGTCGTGCTCTTCGTCCATCGCGACGAGTACTACATGAACAACGATGAGGACCGGCAGCGCGTGGCCGGG is a window from the Pirellulales bacterium genome containing:
- a CDS encoding DUF1501 domain-containing protein is translated as MRSSPLTRRDFLASATAGALAAGTTLQSRLALAAAENGGGPLAPRPGHFPPKAERLIVVFLTGGYSQVDTFDPKPQLTADHGKEFHGGFLLGSPFKFQACGQSGLMLSELFPHLAGVADELCVLRTLHTDIVEHFQATLAMHTGSATVPMPSLGTWVSYALGTHNANLPSYMVLAEHLPYAGAQVWDNSFLPPHHQGVRITPGDEPIPDLRSAARSVRLAELEQLMLRDVNRRHAAARAGDVNLAARASSFDVARGMMHEAPEAFDVTRESRALLDAYGVTDGDRKSFAWQCLVTRRLIERGVRVVELIDTGSHDNWDAHGDMQDHRKKAARVDQALAALIRDLRQRGLLESTLIVGCTEFGRTPWALKQGEKGRNHHAEAFSCFLAGAGVRGGMTYGETDQYGAKIVKDPVHVHDYHATILHLLGLDHTRLTYRYAGRDFRLTDVSGNVLRPILA
- a CDS encoding enoyl-CoA hydratase-related protein, producing the protein MSEPADTSPDAAEVLTCVHPGAEGNILEITINRAAVHNCVNGTAAAQLLSAWQRFQNDDSLLVAVLHGAGDKSFCSGADLTALDQLATLGEHPASSGELRQHGAGPMGGTRLVQVKPVITMAQGYAYAGGLELFCHGHIRIAEPQASFSVACRRWGVPLVDGGTVYLPRLLGWGSALPLIITGERISAARAQQIGLVWEVVPTGTGLARALDIARQICQQPRDAMLADLNSAINGLHLPMEDALDVEAANMYRVMRSESTARGLARFASGERFWFK
- the dnaB gene encoding replicative DNA helicase; this encodes MATTRIDSRPAASSSRSEILDRLPPQSIEAEKAVLGSVLLDPMTCDDVALALRAQDFYGHAHQVLFDHLLAMHENGVRIDVTLLAERLRQHGDLETVGGSLYLGEVMQSVPTAANAMYYANIVRDKATLRALIHASTEILRDAYDQSLESREMLSAAEEKVFRILEDRGIGELAPINEVLTAALQRIDARLTHEGASDSVSTGFSELDQLTGGMNPSELIIIAGRPSMGKTALATNFATTAAVKNQQTTLFVSLEMSRLELVERMLCSYGEINGHKLRNGMLSAADRRKLPEVSSEMSEARLFIDDSPSRSMTEIAATARRLKRREDLRLVVIDYLQLIEPDNAKDPRQEQVARIARRLKGLARELKIPVLCLAQLNRQAEASKDNRPRLSHLRESGAIEQDADVVLFVHRDEYYMNNDEDRQRVAGQADLIIAKQRNGPIGDVKVKWEKDYTRFRDDDQAPSYLNDSEQFRPF
- a CDS encoding DUF1553 domain-containing protein, encoding MPRTFLPVLAILLTISGGFARAADEPKSADAATETFFETNVRPVLVAHCAKCHGADKQSGRLRIDSRAALLTGGDRGPAIVPGDAANSLLVQAIRRGEDLQMPPDDPLPPAAVADLAKWIQSGASWPASAADTTAFDKARHWAFQPVAAVEPPADPSGWAATPIDQFIAAGLAEHALRPAAPAPKHALLRRAYFDLIGLPPTPEEIAAFEADDSPEAFARVVERLLASPRYGERWGRHWMDVVRYADTAGDNADYPVPEAHLYRDYIIAAFNNDKPYDQFLREQLAGDILAAAAPDDHYAEQVIATGFIALSRRYGTMPVELWQLTLEDTIDTFGQAFLGLTLRCARCHDHKFDPVSTADYYALYGIFDSTQYPYAGSEEYQSKGFNRMHFVPLVPPAEAAPKLAAHAAHIEDLKRALEDAEKNDPLVAQLAQLDERIAAAEKLSAEPAGDDEEAVRRKKAVEALENQRKETRRERDAKLKKLREGLRDPQRSGLPPDVPGAYAVSEGKAHDVAVQKRGDPGEPGPVVARNAPQFLRGEHDLAIPAGASGRQQLAAWLTDARNPLTARVMVNRVWQWHFGRGLVATPSNFGLRGAAPSHPALLDWLAHEFVAQGWSIKALHRAIMLSRVYQLSSTAAPEVVAADPANQYYARFDRRRLDAEALRDAIMAVAGTLDLAPPAAHPFPPLNEWHWTQHQPFKTIMPSNKRSVYLMTQRLQRHPYLALFDGPDTNYSTGLRTEATVPLQALYFLNNAGFAEQAAAFAARLVAASSDPHERVRHGTLAAWTRAADEQEVAGVLDHLGEIRRELESSGCAPEELEQATWTRFARVLLSANEFLYVD